One part of the Plasmodium yoelii strain 17X genome assembly, chromosome: 13 genome encodes these proteins:
- a CDS encoding mitochondrial intermediate peptidase, putative, with amino-acid sequence MENSIHYLKRAGKISIHEKIRRGICIDRKILVNNFIKDNNKLNILDNINFKNVLNKIEVNSSRLNVKGNNRNIFKDKKCYISGNYNFEQTLKSVDKLKNSDIEYIDGVLEKVNKINDKDEEDDRCILELKGISNNGENILEYTNMCIKICKKLLKDIFKENNIYIIINIIDTVSNNLCKLGDALELLRNLHNNNNVILKAHEGLEKLTNFIDEINVNENIYNFLKQKYNDNINILNNEHKEVLENMIQSMENQGVHIKEKEKKKEYLKLQAQEKYFSFHASSNFSTNLEGIYIEKNKLLPYIDKNILIKYENKIKPLYKNNKIKKSYFYPTNDYIYILQDSSFLLTLLENIPEPKLREQIYNLFKKTNKDFQNNILILQYYRNMLINYRNFKNYNEYGLKNCILSSPDKVLYFLEKVFRKVLPLFFDELKFIERYIKFCENKNHNNIFPKNEKYEKDEKNEKNEKYEKNEKYEKSVECKDDNSNISLVTPENIFYYINKIKMEKLKKIQDKLNEHLTLYDVLSFVIKILKKSYLLDMISVIPKKGELWDEHILKFEIKKDNHIYGYIYMDLFERENKNQAIAQYTVRCSKNMNTCLKYKWFNVNDEVNFPFFYTGIIKSEINNNVSIDFEQDEKNVLYRQTTSTFLVCNFKIDFDKNVEKKSESKEDLKCSLASDKITNFLKNIKMNLEKVNLFLHEFGHTLHCILSSTYLQHLSGNRSGADFSEFSSHLFEEYLNSHEALSMLYSQKKDENEIKNMISNYVKNKNIICYYPIIQLIIQSIIDQIFYSLSHNSNNMNERKKLIENEIKTYFLGLYYKNIFILDFFPHIHFSKTTHLIHYPSNYYCYLYCSILAKYIWNRTFKNDLYNLDCSSRIVKFLEGGSVNSSLRNIISLVETDQEKIDYYTENPHHIPLDDFFEYYQEGDKQKKYDSFFCSIIPS; translated from the exons ATGGAAAATTCAATTCATTACTTAAAACGGGCAGGAAAAATATCAATTCATGAAAAAATAAGGAGAGGGATTTGTATTGATAGGAAAATATTAGttaacaattttattaaagataataataaattgaatatattagataatataaattttaagaatgttttaaataaaattgaagTTAATAGTAGCAGGTTAAATGTAAAGGGAAATAacagaaatatatttaaagataaaaaatgttacaTTAGtggaaattataattttgaacAAACCTTAAAATCTGTagacaaattaaaaaatagtgaTATTGAATATATCGATGGGGTTTTAGAAAAagtgaacaaaataaatgataaagatGAAGAGGATGATAGATGTATTCTCGAATTAAAAGGAATATCTAATAATggtgaaaatattttagaatatactaatatgtgtataaaaatatgtaaaaaattattaaaagatatatttaaggaaaataatatatatataattataaatataatagacaCTGTTTCAAATAACCTTTGTAAATTAGGTGATGCTTTAGAATTGTTAAGAAATTtacacaataataataatgtaattTTAAAAGCTCATGAAGGTttagaaaaattaacaaattttattgatgaaataaatgttaatgaaaatatttataattttttaaaacaaaaatataatgataatataaatatattaaataatgaacaTAAAGAAGTTTTAGAAAATATGATTCAATCTATGGAAAATCAAGGTGTACATATTAAAGaaaaggagaaaaaaaaagaatatttaaaattacaagctcaagaaaaatatttttcatttcatGCATCTTCAAATTTTTCTACCAATTTGGAAGGaatatatattgaaaaaaataaattactaCCATATATAGATaagaatatattaattaaatatgaaaataaaataaaacctttatataaaaataataaaataaaaaaaagctaTTTTTATCCTACtaatgattatatatatattttacaagatagttcttttttattaacactTTTGGAAAATATTCCTGAACCAAAATTAAGAgaacaaatttataatttatttaaaaagacaaataaagattttcaaaataatattttaattttacaaTATTATAGAAATATGTTAATTAATTAtcgaaattttaaaaattataatgaatatggcttaaaaaattgtatattaaGTTCTCCTGAtaaagttttatattttttagaaaaGGTTTTTAGAAAAGTATTGCCACTTTTTTTTGACGAACTAAAATTCATAgaaagatatattaaattttgtgaaaataaaaatcacaataatatatttccaaaaaatgaaaaatatgaaaaagatgaaaaaaatgaaaaaaatgaaaaatatgaaaaaaatgaaaaatatgaaaaaagtgTCGAATGTAAGGATgataatagtaatatatcTTTGGTAACTccagaaaatattttttattacattaataaaataaaaatggaaaagttaaaaaaaattcaagaCAAATTAAATGAGCATTTAACTTTATATGATGTTTTAAGTTTTgtcataaaaattttaaaaaaaagttatttgTTAGATATGATAAGTGTAATTCCAAAAAAAGGGGAATTATGGGATGAACATATCTTAAAatttgaaattaaaaaagataatcatatttatggatatatatatatggattTATTTGAaagggaaaataaaaatcaagCAATAGCACAATATACAGTTAGATGttcaaaaaatatgaatactTGTTTGAAATATAAATGGTTTAATGTGAATGATGAAGttaattttccatttttttacacaggtattattaaaagtgagataaataataatgtatcTATTGATTTTGAACAAGATGagaaaaatgttttatatagACAAACTACATCTACTTTTTTAGTTTGTAATTTTAAAATcgattttgataaaaatgtaGAGAAAAAAAGTGAATCCAAAGAAGATCTAAAATGTAGTTTAGCCTCTGATAAAAttacaaattttttaaaaaatattaaaatgaatttagAAAAAGTTAATCTATTTCTTCACGAATTTGGACATACATTACATTGTATATTAAGTTCAACATATTTACAGCATTTATCAGGTAATAGAAGTGGGGCAGATTTTTCCGAATTTTCATCTCATTTATTTGAGGAATATTTAAATAGCCATGAAGCATTATCTATGTTATATTCccaaaaaaaagatgaaaatgaaataaaaaatatgatatcaaattatgttaaaaataaaaatattatatgttatTACCCAATTATTCAACTTATTATACAATCTATTATTgatcaaatattttattctttatctcataattcaaataacatgaatgaaagaaaaaaattaatagagaatgaaataaaaacatattttttaggtctatactataaaaatatttttatattagatTTTTTTCCACATATTCATTTTTCTAAAACAACACATTTAATTCATTATCCttcaaattattattgttatttgtATTGCTCTATATtggcaaaatatatatggaaCCGAActtttaaaaatgatttataCAACTTAGACTGTTCGTCTCGCATCGTCAAATTTCTAGAGGGG GGCTCTGTCAATTCGAGCTTGCGAAATATCATATCCTTAGTCGAAACAGATCAAGAAAAAATCGATTACTACACGGAAAACCCTCACCACATTCCGTTGGAcgatttttttgaatattacCAAGAAGGAGATAAACAAAAGAAATatgattcatttttttgttcaaTCATACCATCATAA
- a CDS encoding protein kinase 6, whose translation MDISNFDFMNVIGKGTYGVVYKAMDKKENKLVAIKKIINLCDHNYGISKIILRELSILQKINHKNIIVLRNIFYGKDIEQKLVGENLENSCLYLTFEYCDIDLLNFTKIYNLNIKEVKYIIFEILLALCYLHSNNYLHRDIKPENIFINSKGEIKLGDLGLSVEKSDNMTPSVVTIWYRPPELLLKQNNYDQKIDIWSLGCLFVELITGRPLFPGKNDQSQLDLIYTTLGNKTEITMDNIERYNSFPYYEEHILKSTISDESVCDLISKMLIYDPYFRISSKEALKHSCFDDMTKLPPLTI comes from the exons ATGGATATTTCTAATTTTGATTTTATGAATGTAATAGGAAAGGGAACATATG GGGTTGTGTACAAGGCCATggataaaaaggaaaataaactcgttgcaataaaaaaaataataaatttgtgtGACCATAATTATGGGataagcaaaataatattacgAGAGTTAAGCATactacaaaaaataaatcacaaaaatataattg ttttaagaaatattttttatggaaAAGACATAGAACAAAAGTTGGTAGGGGAAAACCTAGAGAATTCATGTTTGTATTTA ACCTTCGAATACTGTGACATTGATCTCCtaaattttacaaaaatatataatttaaatatcaAGGAAGTgaagtatataatatttgaaatattattagcGTTGTGCTATTTgcattcaaataattatttacatAGAGATATAAAACCGGAAAACATATTTATCAATTCAAAAGGTGAAATAAAATTAGGAGATTTGGGATTGTCTGTTGAAAAAAGTGACAATATGACCCCATCAGTGGTAACAATCTGGTATAGACCTCCAGAATTGTTATtgaaacaaaataattatgaccAGAAAATCGATATTTGGAGTTTGGGGTGCTTATTTGTTGAACTAATAACTGGGAG accTCTTTTTCCAGGAAAAAATGACCAATCACAG CTTGATTTAATTTATACAACACTTGGAAATAAAACTGAAATAACAATGGATAACATTGAAAGATATAACTCATTTCCTTACTATgag gaaCATATTTTAAAGAGTACTATTTCTGATGAATCAGTTTGTGATTTAATTTCTAAAATGTTAATTTATGATCCATATTTTAGGATATCATCAAAAGAAG CTTTAAAACATAGTTGCTTTGATGATATGACCAAGTTACCACCCCTTACTATATAg
- a CDS encoding tryptophan--tRNA ligase, putative, with product MEKLKTIYVDSALSIIKGALCVILQIPTSRTTESVKKKQNFIGVLTVNSIKSEPTISQYDDIKKLVKNKVLENAPFYNYQIERSFADKFYGDCIYDNFGVPKNINEINLIILEEWNINCNRNRILKHTGLIKNIEINNFKYINNKESLEVHFSVNPMYTFEELSTLYKNEKSLYNFLLCPIRKVRTNNADTITDNYSQNGNNLNRAENGEYAENNEEYIYINIEDLLEKNKVLPPSGVENIGYERSNEVTPWNVNIQGDGIDYNKLIKQFGCSKIKEEHIKRIEMLTKKKAHHFIRRNIFFSHRDLDFLLNYYEKNKSFYIYTGRGPSSLSMHLGHLIPFYFCKYLQDAFNVPLIIQISDDEKFLFNKNYSLDYINKLSKENVKDIIAVGLNPELTFIFKNTQYVHNLYNTVLSIHKKTTLNQSMNIFGFDHSDNIGKISYPSFQIAPCFSQCFPNFLPQNLPCLVPQGIDQDPYFRLSRDIAVKLALHKPVVIHSIFMPSLLGVNTKMSSTKKKSEKTDGQNNESVVSGESNTKDGGNKTGSNEHNNSVIFLTDTPEQIKNKINKYAFSGGGATIQEHREKGGNLDKDISYQYLRYLLDDDDKLNEIGEKYKSGELLSGEIKKILIDVVVDLIQTHKKKRDSLTDDQIDYFFNPNKPGLMKFKNL from the exons atgGAAAAACTAAAAACAATTTATGTAGATTCAGCATTAAGTATAATTAAGGGAGCTCTTTGTGTTATTCTTCAGATACCAACAAGTAGAACCACAGAAAGTGTGAAAAAAaag cAAAATTTCATAGGAGTCTTGACAGTAAACTCAATAAAAAGTGAACCAACAATAAGCCAAtatgatgatataaaaaagttGGTAAAAAATAAGGTTTTAGAAAATGCtccattttataattatcaaaTAGAAAGATCATTTGCAGATAAATTTTATGGGGAttgtatatatgataattttgGAGTTCCAAAAAACATTAacgaaataaatttaattatattagaAGAATGGAATATAAATTGTAATAGAAATCGAATATTGAAACACACTgggttaataaaaaatatcgaaataaataattttaaatatataaataataaagaatcaTTAGAAGTCCATTTTTCTGTTAATCCTATGTATACTTTTGAAGAACTAAGcacattatataaaaatgaaaaaagttTATACAATTTTCTTTTATGCCCAATTAGAAAAGTGCGTACTAACAATGCAGATACAATAACAGACAATTATTCTCAAAATGGCAACAATTTGAATCGTGCTGAAAATGGTGAATATGCTGAAAATAACGAagagtatatatatataaatatcgaAGATTtgttagaaaaaaataaagttttgCCACCATCAGGTGTAGAAAATATTGGATATGAGAGATCAAATGAAGTAACACCTTGGAATGTTAATATACAAGGAGATGGTattgattataataaattaataaaacaatttggATGCtcaaaaattaaagaagAACATATAAAAAGAATTGAAATGTTAACTAAAAAGAAAGCTCATCATTTTATtagaagaaatatattttttagtcaTAGAGATTtagattttttattaaattattatgaaaaaaataaaagtttttatatatatacaggTAGAGGACCATCTTCATTATCTATGCATCTAGGTCATTTGAtcccattttatttttgtaaatatttacaaGATGCATTTAATGTCCCATTAATTATACAAATATCAGATGATGAaaagtttttatttaataaaaattattcattagattatataaataaattatcaaaaGAAAATGTAAAAGATATAATAGCAGTTGGTTTAAACCCTGaattaacatttatatttaaaaatacacaatatgtacataatttatataatactgTTTTAtctatacataaaaaaactACTCTAAATCAATCAATGAATATATTTGGATTTGATCATAGTGATAATATAGGAAAAATATCATATCCATCTTTTCAAATTGCTCCATGTTTTTCTCAATGTTTTCCAAATTTTTTACCACAAAATTTACCATGTTTGGTTCCTCAAGGAATTGATCAAGACCCATATTTTCGATTAAGTCGAGATATTGCAGTTAAATTGGCATTACATAAACCTGTTGTTATTCATTCTATTTTTATGCCTAGTTTGTTAGGTGTGAATACAAAAATGAGTAGTACTAAAAAGAAGTCAGAAAAAACTGATGGACAAAATAATGAATCAGTAGTATCTGGTGAATCTAACACTAAAGATGGTGGAAATAAAACGGGTTCAAATGAACATAATAATAGTGTTATTTTTCTTACTGATACACctgaacaaattaaaaataaaattaataaatatgctTTTAGTGGAGGTGGAGCAACCATTCAAGAACATCGCGAAAAAGGAGGAAATCTTGATAAAGACATATCATATCAATATTTGAGATATTTATtagatgatgatgataaattaaatgaaattggagaaaaatataaaagtggAGAACTTCTTAGtggtgaaataaaaaaaatacttataGATGTTGTTGTAGATTTGATACAaacacataaaaaaaaaagagattCCTTGACAGATGATCAAATagattattttttcaatccCAATAAACCTGGTCTCATGAAATTTAagaatttataa